A region of the Pseudonocardia cypriaca genome:
GGGCCTTCGCGGCGACGGCTGCGATGTCGCCGAGGTCGATCGGGGCGTTCGCGGCCTCCGGGTAGCCGTCGCGCACCTCGCCGGTCGTGCGGATCTGCTCGGCCCAGATCAGCAGGTTGTCCATGAACTCGCCGGGCGACAGGTGGGTCCAGGCGGCGCCCGACTCCTCGACGGCGACGGCGACCGGGCCCCACCAGGAGTCCTTGGGTCCGGACACGTCGACGATGTGCCGCACGCCCGCCTTCGCGGCCAGCGTCGTGACCTCGCGGACGGTCTTCTCCAGCGGAGCGAGGTACATCTTCTCGACGCCGTCGAACACGCCGCGGAGCGTCTCGACGCGGCCGAGGTAGCCGCGCACCACCTCCACCTGCTGCGGCAGGGCCGCCTTCTCCGGGTTGTTCGTCAGGGCCCTGACGTTCGTCGCCCCGGCCGCCAGCAGCTCGTCGACGACCAGCCGGCCGATGTTCCCCGTCGCCCCCGTCACCAGGATCATGGCGCGACGCTACCGCGTACGCCGTACCGAATACAAGGTACGCAGTTTCAGGACGGTTCGACCGCCACCTCCAGCACGAGCGGCCGCGACCGCTCGCCCAAGGTGGGCACCACCTCGTCGAGAGCCGCCACGAGCCCGGCGTGGTCGCTGACGCGGCGGGCCGGGCAGCCGAGAGACTCGGCCAGCCCGCCCACGCTGACCTCCTCGAACCCGGGCCACGGCGGCTTGCCCCCGCGCTGGGCCGCGAGCCTGTCCATGATCGCGTAGCGGCCGTTGGCGAGCACCACGAACAGCACGCCGACCCCGTAGTGCGCCGCGCTCCACAGCGCCTGGATCCCGTAGAGCGACGAACCGTCGCCGACCACCGCCACCACCGGACGATCGGGCGCCGCCATCCGCACCCCGATCGCGGCGGGCAGCCCGAACCCCAACCCGCCCATCGCGGCGCTGAGGAACCCGAGCGGGCGGCGCGCGGGCAGGAGCCGGTGCAGGTCGGGACGGCTGGACGGCGTCTCCTCGACGACGACCGTCTCGGCCGGGATGCGGGCCGCCAACGCCGCCATCACGTGCTCGGCCCGCAGCGGCTCGCCGTCGCCCGGCTCGGCCGGCGCCGAGGCGCGGGAGACGGCGGGCGGCGGCGCGTCGGGCCGGTCCGGCACCCGCTCGGCGAGCAGTGCGCAGACCGCGGCCGGGTTCGCGAGCACGGCGAGGTCGGCCGGGCTGTGGTGCGCGTCCTCCGGGTCGTCGGTGACGAGCGCGACCGACGTACCCGCGAGCACGAGCGGCCCCTCCTCGTACGGGTACTGCCGGAACACCGGCGCACCCACTGCGAGCACGAGGTCGTGGCCTGCGAGAGCCTGCCGCAGCTCGCCCCGCCCGGCGGGCAGGTGCCCGGCGAACTGCGGGTGGTCCTGAGGGAACCCGGCGCGCGCTGCGAACGGCTCCTGCCACACGGGGCACCGCAGCCGCTCCGCGAGCCGGACGAGCGCGTGCCAGGTGTCGGCGTCGTCGGCGTCCGCCCCCACCACGAACGCAGGCG
Encoded here:
- the mdlC gene encoding benzoylformate decarboxylase, which produces MTRTVRDATFDVLRHHQLTTIFANPGSTEVAFLTDLPDDITFVLALHEGSVVGMATGWATALDRPALVNVHTTAGLGNAVGALATARVNRVPLVVLVGQQDRRHLALQPFLAGELEGLAGNYPVWVRTPARPQDVPGAVARAWHEARAGRGPALVIVPSDDWSAPAEDGPVPAPAVLHRADAVDPVVVDELAALVAGSASPAFVVGADADDADTWHALVRLAERLRCPVWQEPFAARAGFPQDHPQFAGHLPAGRGELRQALAGHDLVLAVGAPVFRQYPYEEGPLVLAGTSVALVTDDPEDAHHSPADLAVLANPAAVCALLAERVPDRPDAPPPAVSRASAPAEPGDGEPLRAEHVMAALAARIPAETVVVEETPSSRPDLHRLLPARRPLGFLSAAMGGLGFGLPAAIGVRMAAPDRPVVAVVGDGSSLYGIQALWSAAHYGVGVLFVVLANGRYAIMDRLAAQRGGKPPWPGFEEVSVGGLAESLGCPARRVSDHAGLVAALDEVVPTLGERSRPLVLEVAVEPS
- a CDS encoding NAD(P)H-binding protein, whose protein sequence is MILVTGATGNIGRLVVDELLAAGATNVRALTNNPEKAALPQQVEVVRGYLGRVETLRGVFDGVEKMYLAPLEKTVREVTTLAAKAGVRHIVDVSGPKDSWWGPVAVAVEESGAAWTHLSPGEFMDNLLIWAEQIRTTGEVRDGYPEAANAPIDLGDIAAVAAKALLEDGHAGKEYLLTGPETLTRAEMVRHIGAVLGRQIPFVEVGHDEAVAVLEPSMGEFARWYVDGMRDFAQHPQQANRLVEEITGRPATTFAQWARKKVDQFS